A part of Hippopotamus amphibius kiboko isolate mHipAmp2 chromosome 16, mHipAmp2.hap2, whole genome shotgun sequence genomic DNA contains:
- the NOB1 gene encoding RNA-binding protein NOB1 — protein MAPVEHVVADAGAFLRDAALQDIGKNIYTIRDVVSEIRDKATRRRLAVLPYELRFREPFPEYVRLVTEFSKKTGDYPSLSATDIQILALTYQLEAEFVGVSHLKQEPEKVKVSSSIQHPETPLHISGFHLPSKPKPPRGTVEVEHGHPAGEPEDTEFSSFVFWRNPLPNIDHELQALLIDEGGDVPSEEENEENEFEERKEYDSDGDGGGWITPSNIKQIQQEMEQCAVPKDVRVGCVTTDFAMQNVLLQMGLHVLAVNGMLIREARSYILRCHGCFKTTSDMSRVFCAHCGNKTLKKVSVTVSDDGTLHMHFSRNPKVLNPRGLRYSLPTPKGGKYAVNPHLTEDQRFPQLRLSRKARQKTDVFAPDYIAGVSPFAENDISSRSATLQVRDSTLGAGRRRLNPNASRKKFVKKR, from the exons ATGGCGCCGGTGGAGCACGTTGTAGCGGATGCCGGGGCTTTTCTTCGGGACGCGGCTCTGCAG GACATCGGGAAGAACATCTACACCATTCGGGATGTGGTCAGCGAGATTCGGGACAAGGCCACGCGCAGGCGGCTCGCCGTCCTGCCCTACGAGCTACGTTTCAGGGAGCCCTTCCCGGAATACGTGCGGCTGG TGACTGAGTTTTCAAAGAAAACTGGAGACTATCCCAGCCTCTCTGCCACAGATATCCAAATACTGGCACTTACCTACCAGTTGGAAGCAGAGTTTGTTGGGGTTTCTCACCTAAAACAAGAACCAGAAAAG gTTAAAGTGAGTTCATCGATTCAGCACCCAGAAACTCCTCTACACATCTCTGGTTTCCATCTGCCCTCAAAG CCTAAACCCCCACGAGGAACAGTAGAAGTAGAACAtggacacccagctggtgagCCTGAGGacacagaattcagttcctttgtGTTCTGGAGAAACCCTTTGCCTAATATTGATCATGAACTGCAGGCCCTGCTG ATTGACGAAGGCGGGGATGTTCCAAGTGAGGAGGAGAATGAAGAGAATGAatttgaagaaaggaaggaatatgACAGTGATGGCGACGGGGGTGGGTGGATCACCCCCAGCAACATCAAGCAGATCCAGCAGGAGATGGAGCAGTGTGCTGTCCCGAAGGACGTGCGGGTCGGCTGTGTGACTACAGACTTCGCCATGCAG AACGTCCTGCTCCAGATGGGGCTGCATGTGCTGGCTGTGAACGGCATGCTTATCCGCGAGGCCCGGAGCTACATCTTGCGCTGCCATGGCTGTTTCAA GACAACATCTGACATGAGCCGAGTGTTCTGCGCACATTGTGGAAACAAGACGCTGAAGAAGGTGTCTGTGACCGTCAGCGACGACGGAACCCTGCACATGCACTTTTCCCGCAACCCTAAGGTGCTGAATCCCCGGGGCCTCCGG TATTCACTCCCTACTCCCAAAGGGGGCAAGTACGCCGTCAACCCTCACCTGACTGAGGACCAGCGCTTCCCTCAGCTGCGACTCTCCCGGAAGGCCAGGCAGAAGACTGATGTGTTTGCCCCTGACTACATAGCTGGGGTGTCTCCCTTTGCAGAGAACGACATCTCCAGCCGGTCAGCTACCCTGCAGGTCCGAGACAGCACCTTGGGAGCCGGGAGGAGACGGTTAAATCCCAATGCTTCCAGAAAGAAGTTTGTGAAGAAAAGGTGA